The following proteins are encoded in a genomic region of Betaproteobacteria bacterium:
- a CDS encoding phosphoenolpyruvate-utilizing protein — MNNGRIWVCDDEPSERFPVFTRGNVGEVFVEAVTPLTWSAFGRQSWEPAWRDAFCGIGAFSPEEFKPAGQPEITACFGGYVYINMSVTRVLAVRIPGMTVEAIDRSLFGDYPDVPPYRPDPRDENPERTTAVSQWLQSLFVDDPRPVNADNLRRLEAFLADTVPMDTQTDQELVARFRSYLPEARHLFRQHVLNGYGANVLASVIAQICEAVGAKDLAAAVTAGLGDVESAQPSFELWTLSRLVRASASLSLEFDRGVEGLLERLQQSNDPDARRFLDTWNQFLDRWGFLGISVWDLRSPTYRDHPEIALRMLERTRTVPDDAAPERRSGELVRMREAAIADVSARLAGNPQVQGQFVGAARACARYLAAREAGKTHCTRLNDEARRVMRALGTRMTGRGHLPRWGHVLLLNDDELDAFVAEPTVFATALAERATRLAVLEGLEPPFVFEGSPPPLAVFRDRNGQASGVAAAGRELHGIGVSAGCHTGRARIVRSLEADIDLEPGEVIVAPITDASWGPLFLAAGAVVVETGAAISHAAIVSRELGIPAVVSVTGATSRIPDGSMVTVDGGAGVVTLL; from the coding sequence GTGAACAACGGCCGGATCTGGGTGTGCGACGACGAACCGAGCGAACGGTTTCCGGTGTTTACCCGCGGGAACGTCGGCGAGGTCTTCGTGGAGGCAGTGACACCGCTCACGTGGAGCGCGTTCGGCCGCCAGTCCTGGGAGCCGGCCTGGCGCGACGCGTTCTGCGGTATCGGGGCATTCAGTCCGGAGGAGTTCAAGCCGGCGGGACAGCCCGAGATCACCGCCTGCTTCGGCGGGTACGTCTACATCAATATGTCGGTCACGCGCGTCCTGGCTGTCCGCATTCCGGGCATGACCGTCGAAGCCATCGATCGATCGCTCTTCGGCGACTATCCGGACGTCCCGCCCTATCGTCCGGATCCGCGGGACGAGAATCCCGAACGTACCACCGCCGTGTCTCAGTGGCTGCAATCGCTGTTCGTGGACGATCCGCGCCCGGTGAATGCGGACAACCTGCGGCGCCTCGAGGCGTTCCTCGCGGATACCGTCCCCATGGACACGCAGACCGACCAGGAACTGGTGGCCCGGTTCCGGTCCTATCTCCCCGAAGCCCGCCACCTGTTCAGGCAGCACGTCCTGAACGGCTATGGCGCCAATGTCCTGGCGAGTGTGATCGCGCAGATCTGCGAGGCCGTCGGCGCAAAGGACCTCGCTGCGGCGGTCACGGCGGGGCTGGGAGACGTGGAGTCGGCTCAGCCATCCTTCGAGCTCTGGACCCTGTCTCGCCTCGTGCGCGCGTCGGCGTCCCTCTCGCTCGAGTTCGATCGCGGTGTGGAAGGTCTGCTGGAACGCCTGCAGCAGTCCAACGACCCCGACGCGCGCCGGTTCCTGGATACGTGGAACCAGTTCCTGGATCGTTGGGGCTTTCTCGGGATCAGCGTGTGGGACCTGCGCTCGCCGACCTATCGCGACCACCCGGAAATCGCCTTGCGCATGCTCGAACGCACACGCACGGTGCCGGACGACGCCGCGCCGGAACGCCGTTCCGGCGAACTGGTGCGGATGAGGGAAGCGGCCATCGCCGACGTGAGCGCACGTCTCGCCGGCAACCCTCAGGTCCAGGGACAGTTCGTCGGCGCCGCCCGTGCGTGCGCCCGCTACCTGGCTGCGCGCGAGGCCGGCAAGACACATTGCACCCGCCTCAACGACGAAGCGAGGCGGGTCATGCGGGCACTCGGGACCAGGATGACGGGGCGTGGACACCTGCCGCGCTGGGGGCATGTGCTGCTCCTGAATGACGACGAACTCGACGCCTTCGTGGCGGAACCGACGGTCTTCGCCACGGCTCTCGCCGAACGCGCGACGAGACTTGCCGTGCTGGAGGGCCTGGAACCTCCGTTCGTGTTCGAAGGGAGTCCTCCGCCGCTGGCGGTCTTCCGCGACCGGAACGGCCAGGCATCGGGAGTCGCGGCGGCAGGTCGCGAACTGCATGGCATCGGCGTCTCGGCGGGATGCCACACGGGGCGTGCCCGCATCGTCAGATCGCTGGAAGCGGACATCGATCTCGAACCCGGCGAAGTGATCGTGGCGCCGATCACCGACGCATCGTGGGGACCGCTCTTCCTCGCGGCCGGCGCGGTGGTCGTGGAAACCGGCGCAGCGATCTCGCATGCCGCGATCGTGTCGCGCGAACTGGGCATTCCGGCAGTGGTATCCGTGACGGGCGCCACCAGCCGGATCCCCGACGGCAGCATGGTGACCGTCGATGGCGGCGCCGGCGTGGTCACCCTTCTCTGA